One genomic region from Paramicrobacterium agarici encodes:
- a CDS encoding protein kinase domain-containing protein, producing the protein MARQAAQPPRIPGLEAERLLGSGGFSDVFLYRQELPRRQVAVKVLSLDEVTDASRAAFVAEANLMAQVSAHPYIVTIYNAAVAEDGRPYFVMEYCPGPSLSQQYRYRQFTVADVLRTGIRVTSAVATAHSSGILHRDIKPANVLTNAYGWPALADFGISSAVDADHAQPGESQSLGMSIPWSPPEMFADHPVADVRSDVFALAATVYTLLAGRSPFEVPGQPNGSIDLIGRIERGTITPLERTDVPPSLMAVLRRGMATRREDRFPSAVDFGRSLQRVELELAYSTTPLDVPNLASAKPQSDATGDDATRIRPVTTVTPQHPAPSEPADDDATVARPVQQVNGQPPSDDETRMRALAVTPQVPVPPATDATAKRGPVAPTHETPDAASQTDAVAKPRRRLVPIVIGAAALLLVGGGVTASFLFGGQAAPEKMETSTGEPLVVTGVPAPVERGITVSEDGSSITFEWGNPAPEEGDVFIWRRLENGEPGPKHVVAEPSVTIDGVSDGDKVCVTVVISRSSGKTSTEPLEMCTT; encoded by the coding sequence GTGGCTCGTCAGGCAGCACAGCCCCCGCGCATTCCCGGGCTTGAGGCGGAGCGGCTTCTCGGATCGGGCGGCTTCAGTGACGTCTTTCTGTACCGTCAAGAGCTCCCGCGCCGCCAGGTCGCCGTCAAGGTGCTCTCTCTTGACGAGGTGACCGATGCGTCGCGCGCCGCGTTCGTGGCCGAGGCCAACCTGATGGCTCAGGTGTCGGCGCATCCGTACATCGTGACGATCTACAACGCGGCGGTCGCCGAAGACGGGCGCCCGTATTTTGTCATGGAGTACTGCCCCGGCCCGAGCTTGTCGCAGCAGTACCGGTACCGGCAGTTCACCGTCGCGGATGTGCTGCGCACCGGCATCCGGGTGACGAGTGCTGTCGCGACGGCGCACTCGTCTGGCATTCTGCACCGCGACATCAAGCCCGCCAACGTGCTGACCAATGCATATGGCTGGCCCGCGCTCGCGGACTTCGGAATCTCGTCTGCTGTCGACGCGGATCACGCGCAGCCCGGAGAATCGCAGTCGCTTGGCATGTCGATTCCGTGGTCGCCGCCCGAGATGTTCGCGGACCACCCCGTCGCCGACGTCAGAAGCGACGTCTTCGCGCTCGCCGCCACGGTGTACACGCTGCTGGCCGGGCGCTCTCCATTCGAGGTGCCGGGGCAGCCGAACGGCTCGATCGATCTCATCGGGCGCATCGAGCGCGGCACCATCACACCGCTTGAGCGCACCGATGTTCCGCCGTCGCTCATGGCAGTGCTGCGCCGGGGCATGGCGACGCGCCGCGAGGACCGTTTTCCGAGCGCCGTGGACTTCGGCCGCTCGCTTCAGCGCGTCGAACTCGAGCTGGCGTACTCCACCACGCCGCTCGACGTGCCGAACCTCGCGTCGGCCAAACCGCAGAGCGACGCGACGGGCGATGATGCAACGCGCATTCGCCCGGTCACGACAGTGACGCCTCAGCATCCGGCCCCGTCTGAACCGGCCGACGACGACGCGACGGTCGCCCGGCCGGTTCAACAGGTGAACGGTCAACCGCCCAGCGACGACGAAACGCGCATGCGAGCGCTGGCCGTGACCCCACAGGTTCCCGTTCCACCCGCCACCGATGCGACGGCGAAGCGAGGCCCGGTCGCGCCGACCCATGAGACTCCGGATGCTGCGTCGCAGACGGATGCCGTGGCAAAGCCGCGGAGGCGCCTCGTTCCGATCGTGATCGGGGCGGCAGCGCTGCTGCTTGTCGGCGGCGGGGTGACAGCATCCTTTCTCTTCGGTGGTCAGGCTGCGCCGGAGAAGATGGAGACGTCGACAGGAGAGCCGCTTGTCGTCACGGGGGTGCCAGCGCCCGTGGAGCGCGGCATCACCGTGTCAGAAGACGGCTCGAGCATCACGTTCGAGTGGGGGAATCCGGCGCCCGAAGAGGGCGACGTGTTCATCTGGCGGCGCTTAGAGAACGGCGAGCCCGGGCCGAAGCATGTTGTCGCCGAGCCGTCGGTCACCATCGACGGCGTGTCGGATGGCGATAAGGTGTGTGTCACGGTTGTGATCAGCAGATCAAGCGGCAAAACGTCCACCGAGCCATTGGAGATGTGCACCACGTGA
- a CDS encoding FHA domain-containing protein, with the protein MTQFSYTAAHQREWIALAASGRLLVVRIDDDAELLTRVTKLDIGALTIHDTLDALTAGGLASTPAFGLCFWVAGTLSADGVGVIVYGDTEVTVGTDAGDITVRATGVSGWGEQLVEGASRIELLDGADTAAALPLSQGAAWVAGVSLRVDDDVADAGAAARTEQQDAAVAAESQHENPVPIAREPASEPKPDTVAIEKPAAAAPPPAPSAEAAEAEPKPDTAEQPVWAEPSASEPVSEDTEVPEMTLLPGDVAGPIELPEPDEQTIVRTPGQPVVPQRDEPLGDHDGMTVLAEDVRAARNAAHLPDGAAAAPQDVPQYAYALELPGGGRQRLDAPVVLGRAPSVSNVPASVLPHLVTLAGDDISRTHVRVAVEGDAVVVTDLHSSNGTVIDAPGRAPQQLRGGEPVPVIAGTVIDLGSGVKLRVLEA; encoded by the coding sequence ATGACGCAGTTCAGCTACACGGCGGCGCATCAACGCGAATGGATCGCTCTGGCAGCATCCGGTCGTCTTCTCGTGGTGCGGATCGATGACGACGCCGAGCTGCTGACGCGCGTGACGAAACTCGACATCGGCGCGCTGACGATTCACGATACACTCGACGCTCTCACAGCAGGAGGCCTCGCGAGCACCCCCGCATTCGGGCTGTGCTTCTGGGTGGCAGGAACGCTCTCGGCCGACGGTGTCGGCGTGATCGTGTATGGCGACACGGAGGTCACGGTCGGAACGGACGCCGGCGACATTACCGTACGCGCAACAGGTGTCAGCGGATGGGGAGAGCAGCTCGTCGAAGGCGCGTCACGCATCGAGCTGCTCGACGGCGCCGACACGGCAGCAGCGCTTCCTCTCAGCCAGGGCGCCGCATGGGTAGCGGGCGTCTCGCTGCGCGTCGACGATGACGTCGCCGATGCTGGAGCCGCCGCCAGAACGGAACAGCAGGATGCTGCGGTGGCAGCCGAGTCGCAGCACGAGAACCCGGTGCCGATCGCGCGTGAGCCCGCGTCAGAGCCCAAGCCCGACACGGTGGCCATCGAGAAGCCCGCAGCCGCGGCGCCACCTCCCGCACCGTCGGCCGAGGCGGCGGAGGCCGAACCCAAGCCGGACACCGCCGAACAGCCCGTCTGGGCCGAGCCGTCGGCGTCTGAGCCCGTGAGCGAGGACACCGAGGTTCCCGAGATGACGCTGCTTCCCGGCGACGTCGCAGGACCGATCGAGCTTCCCGAACCCGACGAGCAGACGATCGTGCGCACCCCGGGACAGCCGGTTGTCCCTCAGCGCGACGAGCCGCTCGGCGATCACGACGGCATGACCGTGCTCGCCGAAGACGTGCGTGCAGCGCGTAACGCCGCCCACCTGCCCGATGGCGCCGCTGCCGCGCCGCAGGACGTGCCGCAGTACGCCTACGCCCTTGAACTGCCCGGCGGCGGCCGTCAGCGGCTCGACGCGCCCGTTGTACTGGGTCGAGCCCCGAGCGTCTCGAACGTGCCTGCCTCGGTTCTGCCTCACCTTGTGACCCTCGCCGGAGACGACATTTCGCGCACGCACGTCCGCGTCGCTGTCGAGGGAGACGCCGTCGTCGTGACCGACCTCCACTCGAGCAATGGCACTGTCATCGACGCACCGGGTCGCGCACCCCAGCAGTTGCGTGGCGGGGAGCCCGTGCCCGTCATTGCTGGAACAGTGATCGATCTCGGATCGGGCGTGAAACTGCGCGTGCTCGAGGCATAG
- a CDS encoding PP2C family protein-serine/threonine phosphatase produces the protein MATRTTFTLPRSRVDITVTGVTDVGKRRRVNEDSIIMASPIFAVADGMGGHQRGDEASRVVVEQLQLSVRPGEPTSPEVVFTGITAANGRILAWAEDGGVAGSTVAGVALVSLSSQADSHWMVFNIGDSRVYLLEGQQLRQITVDHSAVQELIDQGSISPSEAATHPQRNVVTRAVGVESDADPDVWLLPAGGHQMFIICSDGLSREMPDEEIRQILLSAPRDPSRALVDRALEAGARDNVSAVVLDALSVDTTPPSPGYHDTRGLGALEETLPRST, from the coding sequence ATGGCGACCCGTACGACGTTCACTCTTCCCCGCTCACGGGTCGATATCACCGTCACCGGAGTGACGGACGTCGGCAAGCGTCGCCGCGTCAACGAAGACTCGATCATCATGGCCTCGCCGATCTTCGCCGTCGCCGACGGCATGGGCGGGCATCAGCGCGGGGACGAAGCGAGTCGGGTCGTCGTCGAGCAGCTCCAGCTGAGTGTGCGCCCGGGAGAGCCGACAAGCCCCGAGGTTGTCTTCACGGGCATCACGGCAGCAAACGGCCGGATTCTCGCGTGGGCGGAAGACGGCGGGGTCGCAGGAAGCACCGTCGCCGGCGTCGCGCTCGTCTCGCTCTCATCGCAAGCCGACAGCCACTGGATGGTCTTCAACATCGGAGACTCGCGCGTGTACCTGCTTGAGGGACAGCAGTTGCGGCAGATCACCGTCGACCATTCCGCGGTTCAAGAACTCATTGATCAGGGCAGTATCAGCCCAAGCGAGGCCGCCACGCATCCGCAACGCAATGTCGTCACGCGAGCCGTCGGCGTTGAAAGCGACGCCGATCCGGATGTCTGGCTGCTCCCGGCTGGAGGTCACCAGATGTTCATCATCTGTTCGGACGGGCTCAGTCGCGAAATGCCGGATGAGGAGATCCGGCAGATCCTGCTCTCGGCGCCGCGAGACCCGTCTCGGGCGCTCGTCGACCGCGCCCTTGAGGCAGGGGCGCGTGACAACGTCTCTGCCGTCGTTCTCGATGCGCTGTCGGTGGATACGACCCCGCCGAGCCCGGGCTATCATGACACGAGAGGCCTGGGCGCTCTCGAAGAGACCTTGCCACGCTCGACGTAA
- a CDS encoding EamA family transporter — MTDRRQTAAGAATQLGTQVSLNLGSSLAGLAIPAVGTAIIVAARQLVMLAIVLPVSRPRFRTLSWRTVWPALALGVVLVTMNTAYYQSIHLLGLGVAATLEFLGPFAVALFSSRRLIDVVCAVAVGAGVVMLTGFDGAVNVLGVALALLAAASWAAYILLARRAALTLPGLQGLGIAGVVSVAVLLPLAIASLPGAQFSWEVILLLVLIGVLSSALPYSLDSFILRRISARLYAIISAFGPVIAAVFGWLVLNESLTALQVVAILMVCAAACVAITTQRPARKSRLQETAEIFP, encoded by the coding sequence ATGACCGACAGGAGGCAGACGGCCGCGGGCGCAGCTACTCAACTCGGAACGCAGGTGAGCCTCAATCTGGGTTCCTCTCTCGCAGGCCTTGCGATTCCCGCGGTGGGAACGGCCATCATCGTCGCCGCGCGCCAGCTCGTCATGCTGGCTATCGTCCTACCGGTCAGTCGTCCTCGATTTCGAACGCTGTCGTGGCGCACGGTCTGGCCCGCTCTCGCGCTTGGTGTCGTGCTCGTCACGATGAACACCGCCTACTACCAATCGATTCATCTGCTCGGCTTGGGTGTTGCAGCAACTCTCGAGTTCCTCGGCCCCTTCGCCGTTGCTCTCTTCAGCTCGCGCCGGCTCATCGACGTCGTGTGCGCGGTTGCCGTGGGTGCGGGCGTCGTCATGCTGACCGGATTCGACGGCGCGGTCAACGTGCTCGGCGTCGCGCTTGCCCTGCTCGCGGCAGCATCATGGGCGGCGTACATCCTGTTGGCGCGTCGGGCGGCACTGACATTGCCTGGACTTCAAGGACTCGGCATCGCAGGTGTCGTAAGCGTGGCTGTTCTGCTGCCTCTGGCGATCGCCTCACTTCCCGGAGCGCAGTTCTCGTGGGAAGTGATCCTGCTGCTGGTGCTGATCGGCGTGCTCTCGTCCGCGCTTCCCTACAGCCTGGACTCGTTCATCCTCCGCCGCATCTCGGCCAGGCTCTACGCGATCATCTCCGCATTCGGGCCTGTGATTGCCGCCGTGTTCGGCTGGCTCGTGCTCAATGAATCGCTCACAGCATTGCAGGTCGTGGCCATCCTGATGGTGTGCGCGGCCGCGTGCGTTGCAATCACGACGCAGCGGCCGGCACGGAAATCTCGGCTTCAGGAAACCGCCGAGATCTTTCCCTGA